AAGCTTGTGCGTGAGGACAGTGATTTCGGAAAAATTCATTTGCAGCTGAACGAAGAGATGAATCAGCGCATCCAGCTTTACATGGAGGATACGGTCCTGCCGATGTACCGTGATTCCCTGCATGAATGGATTGCATCTTCCCATGAAGAACTGATGCACAGCCAAGCCTTCCTTGATGAAATGAGCTCCGGCTTCAACAAGCTGTTTGAAACAGACCGGATGGAGCTTGCCTGCGATTTCAGAGTCGTAGATGACTGGCGTCGCGACGTGCAGCGGATGACAAGCGGGGTTCAGCTCGAAAAAGTAAATATTCTTCTGCGTCATACGCCTTCCCAGTTTATTTTGAAAAGTGCAGGGAAGCTGATCAATGCCATTGCCCAAAATAAAACCGTGATGGTCAACCGCTATACGCAATACATTGAGAATGAGGATTACACGGAGCTGACAGAATCCATCATTACTAAATTCCTGCTTCCGTTTGACGTATTTGAAAATGGGATTGACCGCGACTTGTCGCTGTTCTTCCATAACCCGGACGATGTCCTGAAACAGACGGTTATTGAAACACACGCGGAGATCTCAGCAAAACAAAGCAAATTGCTGGATATGAAAAATAATCAGGGGACATTCAAGGAGTCTCTCACTCTCTTCGAATTGCGGCTTCGCCAATACGAATGGATGCTTCTTGGCAGCCGCTAAGATGATCATTGGCAAAAAGAAACCGGGCAGCGGCGGTCTGCCCGGTTTTTTCCCCGTTATCCGTGACATCCTGGAGCCTTAAAACGATCAGCGCGAATAGGAAAAATCCGCCTGATGAAATTTCACTTTATGCGATTTCTCTTTTAAGTGGTAAACTAATAGAAAAGAACATATTGGAGGGATTCAATTGACCGGACACATTGAATACGTAACGGTTGCTCAAAGCGGAGAAAAGCCTTTGCAGCTTCAAGTGAAAAGACTGGCTTTTTATAACCGGATGAGAATTGCTGAAACAGTCCACCCGGAAAAAGGCACCTGCTATTTGTTCTTCTATCAAAATCAATTTTTGACCGGCAAGCATACCACTCCCAAAAAAGGCTCTATGCTGAGCAGGGCGTTCCGCAACGGAATCGTTCTTGATGCTCCCCATCCCCTCATTGATGCACTGTTTCCCCCCCCGCAGGTTTTCCAGTTAAGGACGGTAACCCAGCTGTTCAAGTCCCTTTCCAAACAGCTCACTCCCCAGGAAACCGTCTATATTCTTTCCCATTTCGATTCGTTTGTTTCAAAAGATAAAATTACCGAGGCCTGCAAGTCGTTTTTCTTCCAGTATAGGAGAAGCGGCCAGTTCAGGATGGCCCACCAAGTTCTTATGACACTTCTGGATGCAGATTCAAAAAACCAGTGGGCTAGTGAATTGTCCCAGCATATGGATTACTTGAAATACCGGCTGCTGTACGAAGGCGGGTATACAGAGATGAAGGCAATCGATCCGCTGCATGCTGAAGTGCTTTGCCGGAAGAAGAAAAAAACAGAACCTTCCTTTACAAGACTGCAGAAGCTCCTTTCCGAGCAGAACAGATGGATGGATCAAGCAGCTCTTTATATCAAGTATTTTAAAAATGAAGAGGAACCTTCACCTGAATACTATGAGCAGTTTACGAAGCTGCTTGCCGCTCATTTTTCAAACAGGGAGCGCGCCATTATTTTATGGGATACATGCAAAGATCAGGTAAAGGATGGGAAGGCGCAGCAGGATTTAGTGGATGCCCTGTTAAGCGATAACCGGCTTGAGGATGCAGTTTCCGTCCTTATCGGCTCTCAGGATTGCAATTCGGAACAGCTGATGGCGCTGTTATCAAATCCTGATCTGGACTATAAGAGACTTGACGAAGAAAAGTTCCAGACCTTCTTTATCAGCCTGGAGGACCAAAAGGCTTGCGGGCAGCTGCTTCGGATTATGGTGCCGAATATGCTGAAGCATCGGGAATTTTCAGCGGTATTGAACTGGCTTCTTCCCATTCCTTCTCTCCTTACGGAAAACTTTAAAAAAATGGCTGCCTACCAGGATGACCCGGAACAGCAGCTTGAGCTGGGAAGACTTTATGTGGAGCTGAAGCAATATCAGAAAGCAATTGATTGCTTCAGCTGGGAGATGGAATTGAATCCGTCCAACCCTGAACCGGTGCAGTGGCTTTCGAAAACCTATAAAGAGATGGGTATGTCCCAGGAAGCAAAGGCCTACATGTCCGTTTTACATACGATGCAGAAGGCCTCCAGCAGCTAATAGGCCTACATCACGCTGCCGCCTGATATTTTTATCGATTCACCGACGATATTGCCGGCAGCATTGGTGAGCAGAAACAAAATAGTTTGTGCCACTTCCTCAGGAGTGCTGATTCGACCGGAAGGGATACCGGCTTTCGCTGCTTTCAGCTGTTCTTCATAGCTGCGTCCCGATATTTCACCTTTCCGTTCAATGCTGTCCCGTCCCATTTTCGTATCCACATAGCCAGGGCATACAGCATTGACGCGGATACCATGTTCAATTGCTTCTACAGCAAAGGACTGAGTAAATCCAATCAGCGCAAATTTAGAACCGGCGTAAGCACTGTTACCAGCTGTTCCGCGCAGCCCGGACAAGGAGGAGACATTCACTACAGCTCCTCTATTCGTTTTCCGCATCTCTTTGTATACCGCCTGAGTTAAAAGAACAGTAGAGGTAAAGTTTAATTCCATAATTCTTCTCAAATCCTGTTCATCCAGCTCATCAAGGGAAGCACCGCCGGCAATACCGGCTCCGTTGACAAGACCTGTGATCGGACCGTTCTCTGAAATGGCTGCATCAATGAGGCTCTGCCGGTCATCGGCATCATCCAGATCGGCACTGAACAGGAAAACGTTTGACAGAGGATTCAGCTCCTCGCATTCTCCTTTTAAGAGAGAGAGTTTATCTTCATTCCTTCCGGTAATCGTCAGGTGAGCACCGGCTGCAGCACATGCCTTTGCTGTTTCATAGCCGATCCCGCCGGTTGCACCGGTAATAAGAATATGCTGCTCTTTTAATGCATCCTTTGAAAAAATGGTCATCATTGGGCCTCCTTGTTATCGATAATACCCACATTCCCTTTCCATATGAGAGGGAAACACACAAGTGCTGGAGTGTTTTAATCCAAGCGTTTAAGGTAAATAGAAACGAAAAAGAAGAGAGAGGGATCATGTTGATAGGAAATAAAGACATCGTGACAGGAATGCTTGTGGATGTTGAAACCACAGGATTGTCGCCTAAACAGGATGAAATGATCGAGATTGGAATTTTGCTGTTCCGATATAATCAGGCAGCAGATGAATTTTTAGAAATAGAAGAGAAGCACTCTTATTTGAGAGAGCCGCAGTCCTCGGGTGCGCTTGCCAACTATCCTTTTGCACAGCGCGTTCACGGCATTCCATTTGAGGCTGTGCAGGGGCAGGCTTTCGAGGATGAACGGGTACAGGAGGCTTTTGCAAAAGCGGATTTCGCCATGGCACATAATGCCTCCTTCGATCGCAGCTTCATTTGCACGATGTATCCGGAAGCTGCCGAGCTGAGGTGGCATTGCACGGTCCGGCATATTCCATGGAAGGAATACGGTTTTTTGAATTCCAAGCTTCTTTACCTTGTACGGCAGCATGGTCTCGGTACGTCACAAACCCACCGTGCCCTCGATGATGTCATGCAGCTGCACGCGCTTCTTCAATGCAAAAACGAAGATCAGGAAACCTACCTCAAAGCTGCGCTGTCACGCAGGCCAATGGGGAAATACGGGGAGAAGAAAACCGGATACAGACGGTTTGGAACAAGATAAGAATAGGAAAGGGCCGGCTGGTTATACCAGCCGGCCCTTTCCTATTGGCTATTCTCCTAAAATCTCCTGTACACGCCCTACTTGTCCATCCTGAAGCCGGACTTTTATGCCGTGCGGATGATTCGGGGAGTTCGTCAGGATATCCTTCACCGTTCCCTCTGTCAGCTTCCCAGTACGCTGGTCGGCTTTCAAAACGATGTTCACCCGGATTCCGGGCTTGATGCTGTTTCTCTGGCGGC
The Metabacillus sp. FJAT-52054 genome window above contains:
- a CDS encoding exonuclease domain-containing protein, which encodes MLIGNKDIVTGMLVDVETTGLSPKQDEMIEIGILLFRYNQAADEFLEIEEKHSYLREPQSSGALANYPFAQRVHGIPFEAVQGQAFEDERVQEAFAKADFAMAHNASFDRSFICTMYPEAAELRWHCTVRHIPWKEYGFLNSKLLYLVRQHGLGTSQTHRALDDVMQLHALLQCKNEDQETYLKAALSRRPMGKYGEKKTGYRRFGTR
- a CDS encoding SDR family oxidoreductase; this translates as MTIFSKDALKEQHILITGATGGIGYETAKACAAAGAHLTITGRNEDKLSLLKGECEELNPLSNVFLFSADLDDADDRQSLIDAAISENGPITGLVNGAGIAGGASLDELDEQDLRRIMELNFTSTVLLTQAVYKEMRKTNRGAVVNVSSLSGLRGTAGNSAYAGSKFALIGFTQSFAVEAIEHGIRVNAVCPGYVDTKMGRDSIERKGEISGRSYEEQLKAAKAGIPSGRISTPEEVAQTILFLLTNAAGNIVGESIKISGGSVM
- a CDS encoding YwbE family protein; this translates as MDGRQRNSIKPGIRVNIVLKADQRTGKLTEGTVKDILTNSPNHPHGIKVRLQDGQVGRVQEILGE